From Triticum urartu cultivar G1812 unplaced genomic scaffold, Tu2.1 TuUngrouped_contig_8182, whole genome shotgun sequence, a single genomic window includes:
- the LOC125531818 gene encoding NAD(P)H-quinone oxidoreductase subunit 2 B, chloroplastic-like, translated as MIWHVQNENFILDSTRIFMKAFHLLLFNGSFIFPECILIFGLILLLMIDSTSDQKDRPWFYFISSTSLVISITALLFRWREEPIISFSGNFQTNNFNEIFQFLILLCSTLCIPLSVEYIECTEMAITEFLLFVLTATLGGMFLCGANDLITIFVAPECFSLCSYLLSGYTKRDLRSNEATMKYLLMGGASSSILVHGFSWLYGSSGGEIELQEIVNGLINTQMYNSPGISIALISITVGLGFKLSLAPFHQWTPDVYEGVWFVRQIPTSISISEVFGFCKTP; from the coding sequence ATGATCTGGCATGTACAGAATGAAAACTTCATTCTCGATTCTACGAGAATTTTTATGAAAGCGTTTCATTTGCTTCTCTTCAATGGAAGTTTCATTTTCCCAGAATGTATCCTAATTTTTGGCCTAATTCTTCTTCTGATGATCGATTCAACCTCTGATCAAAAAGATAGACCTTGGTTCTATTTCATCTCTTCAACAAGTTTAGTAATAAGCATAACGGCCCTATTGTTCCGATGGAGAGAAGAACCTATAATTAGCTTTTCGGGAAATTTCCAAACGAACAATTTCAACGAAATCTTTCAATTTCTCATTTTATTATGTTCAACTTTATGTATTCCTCTATCCGTAGAGTACATTGAATGTACAGAAATGGCTATAACAGAGTTTCTGTTATTCGTATTAACAGCTACTCTAGGGGGAATGTTTTTATGTGGTGCTAACGATTTAATAACTATCTTTGTAGCTCCAGAATGTTTCAGTTTATGTTCCTACCTATTGTCTGGATATACCAAGAGAGATCTACGGTCTAATGAGGCTACTATGAAATATTTACTCATGGGTGGGGCAAGCTCTTCTATTCTGGTTCATGGTTTCTCTTGGCTATATGGTTCATCTGGGGGGGAGATCGAGCTTCAAGAAATTGTGAACGGTCTTATCAATACACAAATGTATAACTCCCCAGGAATTTCAATTGCGCTTATATCCATCACTGTAGGACTTGGGTTTAAGCTTTCCCTAGCCCCTTTTCATCAATGGACTCCTGACGTCTACGAAGGAGTGTGGTTCGTTCGACAAATTCCTACCTCTATATCTATCTCTGAGGTGTTTGGGTTTTGCAAAACTCCATAG